One window of Aerococcus tenax genomic DNA carries:
- a CDS encoding YutD family protein translates to MSQTEDRQAWIEQRKSDNYIFADVIQQADDRYLINGQAFQVVKDAEAGIDKQELANRYMDILDSYDYVVGDWSFQQLRLKGFYEDKLPHTSIDQQISFLDDYLYEYCSFGCDYFVLKHLRSEEEINERNRQLKSKRNNQNSKRKKRRNSRHNNQGNNHKKASKKQTKTVGKRFSVKKKNSSRKANAVKVTDKKTFKIRKK, encoded by the coding sequence ATGTCTCAAACAGAAGACCGCCAAGCTTGGATAGAACAACGTAAGAGCGACAATTATATTTTTGCTGATGTCATCCAACAGGCTGATGATCGCTATTTAATCAATGGCCAAGCTTTTCAAGTGGTTAAGGATGCTGAAGCGGGCATCGATAAGCAGGAGTTAGCTAACCGCTATATGGATATTTTGGATAGCTATGACTATGTGGTGGGCGATTGGAGCTTCCAACAATTGCGTTTGAAGGGTTTTTATGAAGATAAATTACCCCACACCAGTATTGACCAGCAAATTTCTTTTTTAGATGATTATTTGTATGAATATTGTAGTTTTGGTTGCGATTATTTTGTTTTAAAGCACCTGCGTAGTGAAGAAGAAATCAATGAACGTAACCGCCAATTGAAGAGTAAACGGAATAATCAAAATTCTAAGCGCAAGAAGAGAAGGAACAGTCGTCATAATAACCAAGGAAATAATCATAAAAAAGCTTCTAAAAAACAAACGAAGACAGTGGGTAAACGCTTCTCGGTGAAAAAGAAAAATTCCAGTCGTAAAGCCAATGCTGTTAAAGTAACTGATAAAAAAACGTTTAAAATAAGGAAAAAGTGA
- a CDS encoding HAD-IIA family hydrolase: protein MRKAKKIKGLLIDLDGTVYRGKSSIKGAKAFIEKLITSQMPFLFLTNNSMRSHQEVQAFLEKEHHILVDPERVYSSVDALVYALEDAYHQVDHQQAAYIIGSEILKKSVSDLGFELRTNIDQQIDLVVVGLNQSVFYDQLAQAAIAVQRGADFYLTNPDIQFPDERGFVPGAGSLGRMISEVSRTRPMVCGKPEKLIMSGALAKLGLQADEVAMLGDNLTTDILAANRMDMPAILIETGVHHKEDLEDFSAKPDYIVKDYEELGKLWQEISDFT from the coding sequence ATGAGAAAAGCTAAGAAGATAAAAGGCTTATTGATTGATTTGGATGGAACGGTTTATCGTGGGAAAAGTTCTATTAAGGGAGCTAAAGCATTTATTGAAAAACTCATTACTAGTCAAATGCCCTTTTTATTTTTAACCAATAATTCCATGAGGTCCCACCAAGAAGTCCAAGCTTTCCTAGAAAAAGAACATCATATCTTGGTTGATCCAGAAAGGGTTTATAGTAGTGTAGATGCCTTAGTTTATGCTCTGGAAGACGCTTACCACCAGGTCGATCACCAACAGGCCGCTTATATTATTGGTAGTGAAATTCTTAAAAAGAGTGTCAGTGACTTAGGCTTTGAACTAAGAACAAATATTGATCAGCAGATTGACCTAGTAGTCGTAGGCTTGAATCAAAGTGTTTTTTATGATCAGCTCGCTCAAGCAGCTATTGCAGTCCAAAGAGGGGCGGATTTTTACTTAACTAACCCGGATATACAATTTCCAGATGAACGAGGATTTGTGCCCGGTGCTGGCTCACTAGGTCGTATGATCAGTGAGGTAAGTCGGACGCGTCCGATGGTTTGTGGCAAACCAGAAAAATTGATTATGTCCGGTGCCTTAGCTAAGCTAGGTCTTCAAGCCGATGAAGTGGCCATGCTGGGTGATAACTTAACCACCGATATTTTAGCGGCAAATCGTATGGATATGCCGGCGATATTAATTGAGACCGGTGTCCATCATAAAGAAGACTTAGAAGATTTTTCTGCTAAGCCAGATTATATCGTTAAAGATTATGAGGAATTAGGAAAATTATGGCAAGAAATATCCGATTTTACTTAG
- a CDS encoding TIGR01906 family membrane protein — protein sequence MARNIRFYLGLSSLVLFILCGAITFTIWFTPLYYLSAYLEDVNQVVDLSWLEIFQDYHRIIAYLNFPWIEHLSLQHFPMSPKGIFHFYEVKRLFQILYILLLISGLLSARFLKKVKTNQAYFYLYRPMKGLMVLPLLLIPLFLIFFDQVFVLFHQVLFNNDAWLFDPKLDPVIEILPETFFLACFILVVVLVEGAFYYFYRLGKTSLEK from the coding sequence ATGGCAAGAAATATCCGATTTTACTTAGGACTTAGCAGCCTGGTGCTTTTTATATTGTGTGGAGCGATTACCTTCACGATTTGGTTTACCCCACTCTATTATCTGAGTGCATATCTTGAAGATGTCAATCAAGTCGTTGATTTATCATGGTTGGAGATTTTCCAGGACTACCATCGTATTATTGCTTACCTCAATTTCCCGTGGATTGAACACTTGTCCTTACAGCATTTTCCGATGAGTCCAAAAGGGATCTTTCATTTTTATGAAGTAAAGCGGCTATTTCAAATCCTATATATCTTATTATTAATCAGTGGTCTGTTATCCGCTCGCTTCCTAAAAAAAGTAAAAACTAACCAGGCTTACTTCTATTTATATCGACCCATGAAGGGGTTAATGGTCTTACCTCTTTTATTAATACCGCTCTTTCTTATATTTTTTGACCAGGTTTTTGTTCTATTCCACCAAGTTTTATTCAATAATGATGCTTGGCTCTTTGATCCCAAGCTTGACCCAGTGATTGAAATCTTGCCAGAGACATTCTTTTTGGCTTGCTTTATTTTAGTGGTGGTTCTGGTTGAAGGAGCCTTTTATTATTTTTATCGTTTAGGAAAAACTAGTCTCGAAAAGTAG
- the serC gene encoding 3-phosphoserine/phosphohydroxythreonine transaminase has protein sequence MTRVWNFSAGPATLPLEVLENVQENLVDYHGQGLSVLEMSHRSDSFQEIIEGAEALIRELLAVPSNYQVLFMQGGATLQFSALPLNLLKNGKAAYLIGGSWGEKAYKEAKKLTGKATILASSKDDQYQKLPVLTDFNSSDYDYIHITSNNTIEGTQFRTYPDPKSSNLVADMSSDFLSHPVDVSQFALIYAGAQKNVGPAGVSVVIIRDDLLEDNGQVIPTYLDYKTHASKHSLYNTPPTFAIYVMRLVLEWIKNQGGLAAIDQINQRKAAKLYQAIDQSEIFVNPVLPSDRSLMNIPFTSQDADIDQEFIQAAKEKGFINLKGHRSVGGMRASIYNAFPEAGVDALVQFMKDFESEVKHEKN, from the coding sequence ATGACTCGTGTGTGGAATTTCTCTGCCGGACCGGCAACTTTACCCTTGGAAGTATTGGAAAATGTTCAGGAGAACTTAGTTGATTATCATGGTCAAGGCTTATCCGTTTTGGAAATGAGTCACCGATCAGACTCTTTTCAAGAGATCATTGAAGGAGCAGAAGCTTTAATTCGCGAATTATTAGCTGTCCCTTCCAATTATCAAGTGTTATTTATGCAAGGTGGTGCAACCTTGCAATTTTCAGCACTTCCATTAAACTTATTAAAAAACGGTAAAGCGGCTTACCTTATTGGTGGTAGCTGGGGTGAGAAGGCCTATAAAGAAGCTAAAAAATTAACCGGTAAGGCTACTATTCTAGCCTCTTCTAAAGACGATCAATACCAAAAATTACCCGTCTTAACCGATTTTAATTCCAGTGACTATGATTACATTCATATCACCAGTAACAATACTATTGAGGGAACCCAATTCCGAACTTATCCTGATCCGAAAAGCTCAAACTTAGTCGCTGATATGTCATCGGACTTCCTTAGCCACCCCGTGGATGTTTCTCAATTTGCTTTGATTTATGCGGGGGCGCAAAAGAATGTTGGACCAGCTGGTGTCAGTGTAGTGATTATCCGTGATGATTTATTAGAGGATAATGGTCAAGTAATTCCAACTTATTTAGATTATAAAACCCATGCCAGCAAGCATTCCTTATACAACACCCCACCAACCTTCGCTATTTATGTGATGCGTTTAGTTCTGGAATGGATTAAAAATCAGGGGGGCTTAGCCGCTATTGACCAAATCAATCAAAGAAAAGCCGCTAAACTCTACCAAGCCATTGATCAATCAGAAATCTTTGTTAACCCGGTTCTTCCATCAGATCGCTCACTCATGAATATTCCTTTTACCAGTCAAGATGCTGATATCGACCAAGAATTTATCCAAGCAGCCAAGGAGAAGGGATTTATTAATTTGAAAGGTCATCGTTCTGTAGGTGGGATGCGCGCAAGCATCTATAATGCCTTCCCTGAAGCGGGTGTGGATGCCTTAGTCCAATTCATGAAGGATTTTGAAAGTGAGGTTAAACATGAAAAAAATTAA
- a CDS encoding 3-phosphoglycerate dehydrogenase family protein, whose amino-acid sequence MKKINTLDNIAETGLNYLRKQGYLINNDQEPDALILRSSDIHNYNFSSQLKAIGRSGVGVNNIPVDECSEKGIVVFNAPGANANSVKELVIAMMINLSRNVFQAEHWINRLDGEDVHKQVEAGKKMFRGQELMGKTLGVIGLGNVGARVANAGIELGMDVIGYDNYISVKNAWQINQKVSYCDDVKDIFQQSDYITIHTPYTEETHHLIGFENLSLVKTGTIILNYSRQETVDPQAMLTFLENGMVKYFASDFYFEELAGREDFIMTPHLGASTEQSEEKCALMVAQEVNQYLESGEIKNSVNFPNVEMTFNAPLRLSIINENIPNMVAGISRYLADEDINIEKIINKSRGNYAYTLVDVSGDDLLSKVNTFMEDVRSVKGIKKIRMIQNPHNK is encoded by the coding sequence ATGAAAAAAATTAATACTTTAGATAACATCGCTGAAACCGGGCTTAATTATTTACGTAAGCAAGGCTACTTAATTAATAATGACCAAGAGCCGGACGCTCTTATTTTACGCAGTAGCGATATTCATAACTACAACTTTTCGTCTCAACTAAAAGCAATCGGGCGTTCAGGTGTGGGGGTAAATAATATTCCTGTTGATGAATGTAGTGAAAAGGGGATTGTTGTCTTTAATGCACCGGGGGCCAATGCCAACTCGGTTAAGGAACTGGTTATTGCTATGATGATTAATCTCTCTCGCAATGTCTTTCAAGCAGAGCATTGGATCAACCGCTTAGATGGGGAAGATGTCCACAAGCAAGTTGAAGCCGGAAAGAAGATGTTCCGTGGTCAAGAGCTAATGGGCAAGACCTTAGGAGTTATTGGCCTAGGTAATGTCGGCGCTCGGGTCGCTAATGCGGGAATTGAACTAGGTATGGATGTCATTGGCTATGATAACTATATTTCAGTGAAAAATGCTTGGCAAATTAACCAAAAAGTGTCTTATTGTGATGATGTGAAAGATATTTTCCAACAATCCGACTACATTACCATCCACACCCCCTATACCGAAGAAACCCACCATTTAATTGGCTTTGAAAACCTCTCTCTGGTTAAAACAGGAACGATTATTCTTAACTATTCACGTCAAGAAACCGTTGATCCCCAAGCCATGCTTACCTTCTTAGAAAATGGCATGGTGAAATACTTTGCTAGTGATTTCTATTTTGAAGAATTGGCAGGTAGGGAGGACTTTATTATGACTCCTCACTTAGGAGCAAGCACCGAACAATCTGAAGAAAAGTGTGCCTTGATGGTGGCCCAAGAAGTAAATCAGTACCTGGAAAGTGGCGAAATCAAAAATTCTGTCAACTTCCCCAATGTGGAAATGACCTTCAATGCGCCATTACGTCTGTCCATTATTAATGAAAACATTCCTAATATGGTGGCTGGGATATCTCGTTACCTAGCAGATGAAGATATTAACATCGAAAAAATTATCAATAAGAGTCGAGGAAATTATGCTTACACCTTAGTCGATGTGAGTGGGGATGATCTTTTAAGCAAAGTCAATACCTTTATGGAAGATGTTAGAAGTGTTAAAGGGATTAAAAAGATTCGTATGATTCAAAATCCTCATAATAAATAA